The following are encoded together in the Peromyscus leucopus breed LL Stock chromosome 1, UCI_PerLeu_2.1, whole genome shotgun sequence genome:
- the Ms4a8 gene encoding membrane-spanning 4-domains subfamily A member 8 encodes MNPMTPPGPPVNSVYVVAPPNGYPVVPGTVTQVPLYPGNQPQIHVIPGNPPGLVTAQKVLKNGKVLGAIQILIGLVHIGMGSIMMTNLSGYYIPISLYGGFPFWGGVWFIISGSLSVAAENQPNSSCLLNGSVGLNIFSAICSAVGIILLITDMSISGTYVYPNDYPYYYYSMTIGMALSGVLLIFCLLELSIASVSSHFGCQVACCQSNNVDVVIPNVYTTNPVVFPEPSNPIPSYSSAVQDSNR; translated from the exons ATGAATCCAATGACTCCACCAGGCCCTCCGGTCAACTCTGTATATGTGGTGGCACCCCCCAACGGTTACCCCGTGGTCCCAGGAACTGTGACTCAGGTGCCTCTGTATCCAGGCAACCAGCCTCAAATCCACGTAATTCCTGGGAATCCACCTGGTTTGGTGACAGCGCAGAAAGTCTTGAAAAATGGCAAAGTCCTGGGG GCCATCCAGATCCTGATTGGCTTGGTGCACATTGGCATGGGCTCCATCATGATGACCAACCTCTCTGGGTACTATATACCTATCTCCCTCTATGGAGGCTTCCCCTTCTGGGGAGGCGTTTGG TTTATCATTTCAGGATCTCTTTCCGTGGCGGCAGAGAATCAGCCCAATTCTTCTTGCCTG CTGAATGGCAGCGTGGGCTTGAACATCTTCAGCGCCATCTGTTCAGCAGTGGGCATCATACTCCTCATCACAGATATGAGTATCTCGGGAACATATGTTTACCCCAATGACTACCCTTACTACTACTACAGCATG ACAATAGGCATGGCTCTTTCTGGTGTACTGCTCATCTTCTGCCTCCTGGAGCTCTCCATCGCAAGTGTGTCTTCCCACTTTGGCTGCCAAGTGGCCTGCTGTCAGTCCAACAAT GTGGATGTGGTCATTCCAAATGTCTACACAACAAACCCAGTGGTCTTCCCAGAACCTTCGAACCCAATACCAAGTTATTCCAGTGCAGTTCAAGACTCAAATAGGTGA
- the LOC114703498 gene encoding LOW QUALITY PROTEIN: microtubule-associated protein RP/EB family member 1-like (The sequence of the model RefSeq protein was modified relative to this genomic sequence to represent the inferred CDS: deleted 1 base in 1 codon), protein MAVNVYLTSVTNDTQRQHDMLAWINESLQLNLTKIEQLCSEAAYCQFMDMLFPGSTALKKVKFQAKLEHEYIQNFKTLQAGFKRKGVDKIIPVDKLVKGNFQDNFEFVQWFKKFFDANYDGKEYDAVAARQGQETAVAPSVVAPALSKPKKPLSSGNAAPQRPIAAQRTTAAPTSGPGMVRKNPGVGNGDDEVAELMQQLKVLKLTVEDLEKERDLYFGKLRNIELICQENEGGNDPVLQRIVDILYAADEGFVIPDEGGPQEEQEEY, encoded by the exons ATGGCAGTGAATGTGTACTTGACATCAGTCACCAATGATACTCAAAGACAACATGACATGCTGGCTTGGATCAATGAATCTCTGCAGTTGAATCTGACAAAGATAGAACAGTTGTGTTCAGAGGCTGCATACTGTCAGTTTATGGACATGCTCTTTCCTGGCTCCACTGCTTTGAAGAAAGTGAAATTCCAAGCT AAGCTAGAACATGAGTACATCCAGAACTTCAAAACACTCCAAGCAGGTTTCAAGAGGAAGGGTGTTGACAAAATAATTCCTGTGGATAAATTAGTAAAAGGAAACTTTCAGGACAATTTTGAATTTGTTCAGTGGTTCaagaagttttt TGATGCAAATTATGATGGAAAAGAGTATGACGCTGTAGCTGCCAGACAAGGTCAAGAAACTGCAGTGGCTCCTTCTGTTGTCGCTCCAGCTCTGAGTAAACCAAAGAAACCTCTCAGCTCTGGCAATGCAGCTCCCCAGAGACCCATTGCAGCACAGAGAACTACTGCAGCTCCTACGTCTGGTCCAGGGATGGTGCGAAAGAATCCTGGTGTGGGCAATGGAGACGACGAAGTGGCTGAATTGATGCAGCAGCTCAAAGTATTGAAGCTTACTGTTGAAGacttggagaaagagagagacttatACTTTGGAAAGCTAAGAAACATTGAATTGATTTGCCAAGAGAACGAAGGGGGAAATGATCCTGTACTGCAGAGGATTGTAGATATTCTTTATGCCGCAGATGAAGGCTTTGTGATACCTGATGAAGGGGGCCCACAGGAGGAACAAGAAGAGTATTAA